Proteins found in one Magnolia sinica isolate HGM2019 chromosome 5, MsV1, whole genome shotgun sequence genomic segment:
- the LOC131245162 gene encoding uncharacterized protein LOC131245162, protein MASPSLNTRNLEDIFDSSLKLEETHCDDGFRDGFNDGLISGKHEGREVGLKLGFEVGEEVGFYQGCIDVWNSILRIEPSSFSSRVQKNMKQMEELLEKYPILDPEDENVQEIMDGLRSKFRAISATLSVRFEYDGYPKVSDDKDIGF, encoded by the coding sequence ATGGCATCTCCTTCTCTAAACACTAGGAATCTCGAAGACATCTTCGATTCGTCTCTCAAGCTTGAAGAAACTCACTGCGACGACGGTTTCAGAGACGGATTCAACGACGGCCTGATCTCCGGAAAACATGAAGGAAGAGAGGTGGGCCTGAAGCTAGGGTTTGAAGTCGGAGAGGAGGTAGGATTTTACCAAGGTTGCATCGACGTATGGAATTCGATCCTCCGCATCGAACCGAGCAGCTTCTCGTCAAGGGTTCAGAAGAACATGAAGCAAATGGAGGAATTGCTGGAAAAATACCCTATCTTGGATCCGGAAGATGAGAATGTTCAGGAAATCATGGATGGTTTGAGGTCGAAATTCCGAGCGATTTCGGCGACGCTCTCCGTGCGATTTGAGTACGACGGGTATCCAAAAGTGTCTGATGATAAGGATATTGGATTTTGA